The following coding sequences are from one Streptomyces sp. NBC_01294 window:
- a CDS encoding TetR/AcrR family transcriptional regulator gives MSADEQLLSTAAPAVASVWTRPRRREQQPALSRTEIVAAAVRLLDAEGIEALSMRKLGTGMGAAATSLYRHVANKDELIELVVDEVYGELEVPRADTPGEWREAVSRSGHSLRAMALRHPWVASVLGQVGPAHLGPNLMRMSERMLALFQTAGFPAGEADLAMKAVISYVVGATTSEAAYLSLLARSGQSEQEWLESLRPAAEQASAGHPLPAGEHAAQEGRDPRKAREESFDYGLQRVLDGLQARLGGG, from the coding sequence ATGTCAGCAGACGAGCAGCTGCTCAGTACCGCCGCGCCCGCCGTCGCCTCCGTCTGGACGCGCCCCCGCCGCAGGGAACAGCAGCCCGCGCTCAGCCGGACCGAGATCGTCGCGGCGGCCGTGCGGCTGCTCGACGCCGAGGGCATCGAGGCGCTGAGCATGCGCAAGCTCGGCACCGGGATGGGCGCGGCCGCCACCTCCCTGTACCGGCACGTGGCCAACAAGGACGAGCTGATCGAGCTGGTCGTGGACGAGGTCTACGGCGAATTGGAGGTGCCCCGCGCCGACACGCCGGGCGAGTGGCGCGAGGCCGTCTCCCGCAGCGGGCACAGCCTGCGCGCGATGGCCCTGCGCCACCCCTGGGTGGCGTCGGTGCTCGGCCAGGTGGGGCCGGCGCACCTCGGCCCGAACCTGATGCGCATGTCGGAGCGGATGCTGGCGCTCTTCCAGACGGCCGGCTTCCCGGCGGGCGAGGCGGACCTCGCGATGAAGGCGGTCATCTCCTACGTCGTCGGCGCCACGACCAGCGAGGCCGCGTACCTCTCGCTGCTCGCCCGCAGCGGGCAGAGCGAGCAGGAGTGGCTGGAGAGCCTGCGCCCGGCCGCCGAACAGGCGTCGGCCGGGCACCCGTTGCCGGCCGGGGAGCACGCGGCGCAGGAGGGCCGGGACCCTCGGAAGGCACGCGAGGAGAGCTTCGACTACGGACTCCAGCGGGTCCTGGACGGCCTGCAGGCCCGGCTCGGCGGCGGCTGA
- a CDS encoding enoyl-CoA hydratase/isomerase family protein — MKTEDDNADDTVQFHVEGRTGVVTLNRPRALNALTHPMVRRIDEALGAWEEDPAVGQVLIRGAGERGLCAGGDIRAIHDDAKAGNTASADFWRDEYRLNARIARYLKPYVALMDGIVMGGGVGVSAHGSVRIVTERSRVAMPETGIGFVPDVGGTWLLGRAPGRLGTHLALTGTAVGPADALLCGLADHFVPAGRLPELTAALAAAPAHEVLPRYAATPEPGELADRRPWIDHCYAADTVEEIVERLLGVGDPAAKETAETILAKSPTALKVTLAAVRRAAALDTLEHVLAQEFRVSCNALASPDLVEGIRAQVVDKDRTPRWSPPTLAEVSGADVERFFAPLGEDRELRLP; from the coding sequence GTGAAGACCGAAGACGACAATGCCGACGACACCGTCCAGTTCCACGTCGAGGGCCGGACCGGGGTGGTCACCCTCAACCGTCCCAGGGCCCTCAACGCCCTCACCCACCCCATGGTGCGGCGGATCGACGAGGCCCTCGGCGCCTGGGAGGAGGACCCCGCCGTCGGCCAGGTCCTGATCCGCGGGGCCGGGGAGCGGGGGCTGTGCGCGGGCGGCGACATCCGCGCCATCCACGACGACGCGAAGGCCGGGAACACCGCCTCCGCGGACTTCTGGCGCGACGAGTACCGGCTCAACGCCCGCATCGCCCGCTACCTCAAGCCGTACGTGGCCCTGATGGACGGCATCGTCATGGGCGGCGGCGTCGGGGTCTCGGCCCACGGCAGCGTACGGATCGTCACCGAGCGCTCCCGCGTCGCCATGCCCGAGACCGGCATCGGCTTCGTCCCCGACGTCGGAGGGACCTGGCTGCTCGGGCGGGCCCCGGGTCGGCTCGGTACCCATCTCGCCCTCACCGGCACCGCCGTGGGCCCCGCCGACGCCCTGCTCTGCGGGCTCGCCGACCACTTCGTACCCGCCGGCCGACTGCCGGAGCTGACCGCCGCACTCGCCGCCGCCCCCGCCCACGAGGTGCTGCCGCGGTACGCCGCCACGCCGGAGCCCGGTGAACTCGCCGACCGGCGGCCCTGGATCGACCACTGCTACGCGGCGGACACGGTCGAGGAGATCGTCGAGCGGCTGCTCGGCGTGGGGGATCCGGCGGCCAAGGAGACCGCGGAGACGATCCTGGCCAAGTCCCCGACCGCCCTCAAGGTCACCCTCGCCGCCGTGCGCCGGGCCGCGGCCCTCGACACCCTGGAGCACGTGCTGGCCCAGGAGTTCCGGGTCTCCTGCAACGCGCTCGCCTCGCCCGACCTCGTGGAGGGCATCCGGGCCCAGGTCGTCGACAAGGACCGCACTCCGCGCTGGTCCCCGCCGACCCTGGCCGAGGTCTCCGGGGCGGACGTGGAGCGGTTCTTCGCCCCGCTCGGGGAGGATCGCGAACTGCGGCTGCCGTAA
- a CDS encoding dihydrofolate reductase family protein, whose product MRKIILMTQVSLDGYIEGPERQIDWHLVDDEVHQYFNDELRSMGGFLSGRVTHELMADFWPTADADPANAGPTAEFAGIWRNMPKYVYSRTLQQAGWNTTVVRDVVPEEVAALKAAPGGDLALSGADLTASFLRHDLVDAYRICVHPVRIGRGKPLFPPVDSGLVPLRLEGTHTFGNGVVRLSYGRP is encoded by the coding sequence ATGCGGAAGATCATCCTCATGACGCAGGTGTCCCTTGACGGATACATCGAGGGTCCCGAACGGCAGATCGACTGGCACCTCGTCGACGACGAGGTGCACCAGTACTTCAACGACGAACTCCGCTCGATGGGCGGGTTCCTGAGCGGCCGCGTCACGCACGAGCTGATGGCGGACTTCTGGCCGACGGCCGACGCCGACCCGGCGAACGCCGGGCCCACGGCGGAGTTCGCCGGCATCTGGCGGAACATGCCGAAGTACGTCTACTCGCGCACCCTGCAGCAGGCCGGCTGGAACACCACCGTCGTGCGGGACGTCGTACCGGAGGAGGTCGCCGCGCTGAAGGCGGCCCCGGGCGGCGACCTGGCCCTGAGCGGGGCGGACCTCACCGCCTCCTTCCTGCGCCACGACCTGGTGGACGCGTACCGGATCTGCGTGCACCCGGTACGGATCGGGCGCGGCAAACCGCTCTTCCCGCCCGTCGACAGCGGCCTGGTGCCGCTGCGTCTGGAGGGCACCCACACCTTCGGCAACGGCGTCGTGCGCCTGAGCTACGGCCGCCCGTAG
- a CDS encoding AraC family transcriptional regulator, whose product MQKNRQQPSPRHGVRHTPRAATSIRALDTGIGIDPHRHDDHQIAYAGSGVLSVTTDAGTWVAPATRALWIPAGTVHEHRAFGRTDLHSVGLPTRLNPLSLDAPAVIAVGPLLRELILAYTRAPEDGSPEHRRLLGVLLDQLRASPLQPLHLPAPADPRLGAVCALLYDDPADQRGLAALAAASGAGAGERTLSRLFRAELGMTFPQWRTQLRLHRALQLLAVDTPVTAVAHRCGWSSASAFIDVFRKAFGQTPGTYGRP is encoded by the coding sequence ATGCAGAAAAACCGCCAACAGCCGAGCCCCCGGCACGGCGTCCGTCACACGCCGCGGGCCGCGACCAGCATCCGCGCGCTCGACACCGGCATCGGGATCGACCCGCACCGCCACGACGACCACCAGATCGCCTACGCGGGCTCGGGGGTGCTGTCCGTCACCACCGATGCCGGCACCTGGGTGGCCCCCGCGACCCGGGCCCTGTGGATCCCGGCGGGAACCGTGCACGAGCACCGCGCCTTCGGCCGGACCGACCTGCACTCCGTCGGCCTGCCGACCCGCCTCAACCCGCTGTCCCTGGACGCGCCGGCCGTCATCGCCGTCGGCCCGCTGCTGCGCGAGCTGATCCTGGCCTACACCCGGGCCCCCGAGGACGGCAGCCCCGAACACCGCCGACTGCTCGGGGTGCTCCTGGACCAGCTGCGGGCCTCGCCGCTGCAGCCCCTGCACCTGCCCGCCCCCGCGGACCCGCGGCTCGGGGCGGTCTGCGCGCTGCTGTACGACGACCCCGCCGATCAGCGGGGGCTGGCGGCGCTCGCCGCGGCCTCGGGGGCGGGGGCCGGCGAGCGGACGCTGAGCCGGCTGTTCCGCGCCGAGCTGGGCATGACCTTCCCGCAGTGGCGCACCCAGCTGCGGCTGCACCGGGCGCTGCAGCTGCTGGCCGTGGACACCCCGGTGACCGCCGTCGCGCACCGCTGCGGATGGTCGTCGGCGAGTGCCTTCATCGATGTCTTCCGCAAGGCGTTCGGACAGACGCCCGGAACCTACGGGCGGCCGTAG
- a CDS encoding MFS transporter — protein MKSPIATTALRRRTTALSAGHSCVDVYQGAVAALVPFLVAERGYGYAAASGIVLAASLLSSVVQPLFGMLTDRRPMPWLIPLATAAAGLGIALVGLDAGYPATVAAVALSGLGVAAYHPAAARLVRSLAGGAAGHTAMSWFALGGNIGFACAPLLVLGALAVPGPAGWGLLALPAALGVLLNRPPAGSGADGSAAAATARPGKAPASAPEENLRAFLLLCLVVIVRSVVFIGLSTFIALYVHERGGGETAAAVALFALFAGSAGGTLLGGRLAGRWGRAATVRRAYAAAVPAVAGLLLLPLPLVPVCAALAAAALYVPFSLQVTLGQDYLPTRMGTASGVTLGLTVSVGGLASPLIGAAADAASLRAALLPLAALPVLAWALARRLPEPAAEPAAEAEPVEVEPVEVEPQTERQVARRQSAPQSGPQTDPQTAPQPGPQTGPASGPAA, from the coding sequence GTGAAATCACCGATCGCAACCACTGCGCTGCGGCGCCGCACCACCGCCCTCTCGGCGGGCCACTCGTGCGTGGACGTCTACCAGGGCGCCGTCGCCGCGCTCGTGCCCTTCCTCGTGGCCGAGCGCGGGTACGGGTACGCCGCCGCCTCCGGCATCGTGCTCGCCGCCTCGCTCCTCTCCTCCGTGGTCCAGCCGCTCTTCGGGATGCTGACCGACCGGCGGCCGATGCCCTGGCTGATACCGCTGGCCACGGCCGCCGCCGGACTCGGCATCGCGCTCGTCGGGCTGGACGCCGGCTATCCCGCCACGGTGGCCGCCGTCGCGCTCTCCGGGCTGGGCGTCGCCGCCTACCACCCGGCGGCCGCCCGGCTGGTCCGCTCCCTGGCGGGCGGGGCGGCCGGGCACACGGCGATGAGCTGGTTCGCGCTGGGCGGCAACATCGGCTTCGCCTGCGCGCCGCTGCTGGTCCTCGGCGCCCTGGCGGTGCCCGGGCCGGCCGGCTGGGGTCTGCTGGCCCTCCCGGCCGCGCTCGGCGTGCTCCTCAACCGGCCGCCCGCGGGGAGCGGCGCGGACGGCTCGGCCGCCGCGGCCACCGCACGGCCGGGCAAGGCGCCCGCGAGCGCCCCGGAGGAGAACCTGCGGGCCTTCCTGCTGCTCTGCCTGGTGGTGATCGTCCGGTCCGTCGTCTTCATCGGCCTGAGCACGTTCATCGCCTTGTACGTGCACGAGCGCGGCGGCGGTGAAACCGCCGCCGCCGTGGCCCTGTTCGCCCTGTTCGCGGGCAGCGCGGGCGGCACCCTGCTCGGCGGCCGGCTGGCCGGCCGGTGGGGACGGGCGGCCACCGTGCGCCGGGCCTACGCCGCCGCCGTGCCCGCCGTGGCCGGGCTCCTCCTCCTGCCCCTGCCCCTGGTGCCCGTCTGCGCGGCGCTCGCCGCCGCCGCGCTGTACGTGCCGTTCTCGCTCCAGGTCACCCTGGGCCAGGACTACCTCCCGACCCGCATGGGAACGGCGAGCGGGGTGACCCTCGGCCTGACCGTCAGTGTCGGCGGCCTCGCGAGCCCGCTCATCGGCGCGGCGGCGGACGCCGCCTCGCTGCGCGCCGCGCTGCTGCCGCTGGCGGCCCTGCCCGTACTGGCGTGGGCACTGGCCCGGCGCCTGCCGGAACCGGCGGCGGAACCGGCGGCGGAGGCCGAACCGGTGGAGGTCGAACCGGTGGAGGTCGAACCTCAGACCGAGCGGCAGGTCGCGCGGCGGCAGAGCGCGCCGCAGTCCGGTCCGCAGACCGACCCGCAGACCGCCCCACAGCCCGGCCCACAGACCGGTCCGGCGTCGGGCCCGGCCGCCTGA
- a CDS encoding DUF6434 domain-containing protein produces MSTNMNAEEIRPALTPALTGTELRRWYWTLAELSALAREMGLSAGGGKAAVTARLAAALDGLPAPAAAAPPATRRTGRQLAAPVDGATVIPQGQRCSQVLREYFVREIGPGFHFDAFMREYVAQHAGHTLAEAVAHWHTTRAQAAEPQEVGAQFEFNRFLRAWHARHPDGARSEALAAWQAHRARPRD; encoded by the coding sequence GTGAGTACGAATATGAATGCGGAGGAAATCCGGCCCGCCCTGACGCCGGCGCTGACCGGGACGGAGCTGCGGCGCTGGTACTGGACGCTGGCCGAACTGAGTGCACTGGCCCGGGAGATGGGCTTGTCGGCGGGAGGCGGCAAGGCCGCCGTCACCGCCCGCCTCGCCGCCGCACTCGACGGGCTCCCCGCACCCGCCGCCGCGGCGCCCCCCGCGACCCGCCGCACGGGACGTCAGCTCGCCGCCCCCGTCGACGGCGCGACCGTGATCCCGCAGGGGCAGCGGTGCAGCCAGGTGCTGCGGGAGTACTTCGTACGGGAGATCGGCCCCGGGTTCCACTTCGACGCCTTCATGCGGGAGTACGTCGCGCAGCACGCGGGCCACACCCTCGCCGAGGCCGTCGCCCACTGGCACACCACCCGCGCGCAGGCGGCCGAACCCCAGGAGGTGGGCGCACAGTTCGAGTTCAACCGCTTCCTGCGCGCCTGGCACGCGCGCCACCCCGACGGCGCCCGCTCCGAGGCCCTGGCAGCCTGGCAGGCCCACCGGGCCCGCCCCCGCGACTGA
- a CDS encoding isochorismatase family protein — protein sequence MTDDPNHHLTLGGDTALVLIDLQTGILGLPTTRPAPEILKRGIALAEAFRAHRLPVVLVKVAWSPDGGDLPTVNVDRPGPAAAPPAAFSEIPAELAALGDVVVTKRHWGAFTGTELDLQLRRRGIHRIVLAGISTSVGVESTARTAWELSYDLVFPEDATADTDPDSHTHTFGKIFPRIGKVSTTDEVIASLGTGDSHF from the coding sequence ATGACCGACGACCCGAACCACCACCTCACCCTGGGCGGCGACACCGCCCTCGTCCTCATCGACCTCCAGACGGGCATCCTGGGCCTGCCCACCACCAGACCGGCCCCCGAGATCCTCAAGAGGGGCATCGCGCTCGCCGAGGCGTTCCGCGCCCACCGACTGCCCGTGGTGCTGGTCAAGGTGGCCTGGTCCCCCGACGGCGGCGACCTGCCCACCGTCAACGTGGACCGCCCGGGTCCGGCCGCCGCCCCGCCCGCCGCGTTCTCCGAGATCCCCGCCGAACTCGCCGCCCTCGGGGACGTGGTCGTCACCAAGCGCCACTGGGGCGCCTTCACCGGGACCGAGCTCGACCTCCAGCTGCGCCGCCGCGGCATCCACCGCATCGTGCTGGCCGGCATCTCCACCAGCGTCGGCGTCGAGTCCACCGCCCGTACGGCGTGGGAGCTCAGCTACGACCTGGTCTTCCCGGAGGACGCCACCGCCGACACCGACCCCGACTCCCACACGCACACCTTCGGCAAGATCTTCCCGCGCATCGGCAAGGTCAGCACCACGGACGAGGTCATCGCGTCCCTGGGGACCGGCGATTCCCATTTTTAG
- a CDS encoding saccharopine dehydrogenase, whose amino-acid sequence MTDALRHDPSAPVLITGGYGTVGAEIARMVALDAPTLLTGRTPERGRALAAELGAEVRAWDLTDPAPFRADVRAVINSVNDPEDRVLRAAVAAGVPYVDITRWTARLQRAVTVAALLRPTAPVLLSSAWMGGVSSLVAASLAAELGGAERVEIAVRWDMADRSGADSVEFMDRLGVEFEVVDDGRRRYAAPLTDARTVLIGGGPVRVARIDTPEQFTLPLTLATTTAVTRIGFSSPAATRALLALRGAGFFRWAGGERWAPARRALLHSPGDGGTARLRIDVSHQGRSRTATVTDPRGQSHLTAVGALLGLHRVLGTDGAPAPEGVVFPEQHPDPIRAAGALATHGVRVDLDPDRIEAAA is encoded by the coding sequence ATGACTGATGCCCTGCGGCACGACCCGTCCGCCCCCGTCCTGATCACCGGCGGATACGGAACCGTCGGCGCCGAGATCGCCCGTATGGTCGCCCTCGACGCCCCGACCCTGCTCACCGGCCGTACGCCCGAACGCGGCCGGGCCCTTGCGGCCGAACTCGGAGCCGAGGTGCGCGCCTGGGACCTCACCGATCCCGCACCCTTCCGAGCCGATGTGCGAGCCGTGATCAACTCGGTCAACGACCCCGAGGACCGGGTGCTGCGCGCCGCCGTGGCGGCCGGCGTCCCCTATGTCGACATCACCCGCTGGACGGCCCGGCTCCAGCGGGCCGTCACCGTGGCCGCGCTGCTGCGCCCCACCGCCCCCGTGCTGTTGTCCTCGGCCTGGATGGGCGGGGTGAGCAGCCTCGTCGCCGCGTCGCTCGCCGCGGAACTGGGCGGCGCCGAGCGGGTCGAGATCGCCGTGCGGTGGGACATGGCCGACCGGTCCGGCGCGGACTCCGTGGAGTTCATGGACCGGCTCGGCGTGGAGTTCGAGGTGGTCGACGACGGCCGCCGCCGGTACGCCGCTCCGCTCACGGACGCCCGTACGGTGCTCATCGGCGGCGGTCCCGTACGGGTCGCGCGCATCGACACCCCCGAGCAGTTCACGCTGCCGCTGACCCTCGCCACCACCACCGCGGTCACCCGCATCGGCTTCAGCTCCCCGGCCGCCACCCGCGCGCTCCTCGCCCTGCGGGGCGCGGGCTTCTTCCGCTGGGCGGGGGGCGAGCGCTGGGCTCCGGCGCGCCGCGCCCTGCTCCACTCCCCCGGGGACGGCGGTACGGCCCGGCTCCGCATCGACGTCTCCCACCAAGGGCGCAGCCGCACCGCGACCGTCACCGACCCGCGCGGGCAGAGCCATCTGACCGCGGTCGGGGCGCTCCTGGGACTGCACCGGGTGCTGGGCACCGACGGGGCCCCGGCGCCGGAGGGCGTGGTCTTCCCCGAACAGCATCCGGACCCGATCCGGGCCGCCGGCGCACTGGCCACCCACGGCGTCCGGGTCGACCTCGACCCGGACCGGATCGAGGCCGCCGCATGA
- a CDS encoding TetR/AcrR family transcriptional regulator codes for MTAAATPGGPTPKGHQRRTALLDAAERILGSSGGAELTMRAVADAAGVRLGHLQYYFPARSDLLAALLDRILTASLARVAALTDASGADAGAGAGADADAGAGADTNADADAGAEAILDTVLGDHDDLPLVRLFTEVWSMAAHDEEAARAVRAFYAAYAGHVAEFIRGRSPALTPAAAAARAEVFVMLMEGSALFRSGITGRPTTPADTLLRRTLLGLLAGEALPSRHHTEGGSPVTGGTPVG; via the coding sequence ATGACCGCCGCCGCCACCCCGGGCGGGCCGACCCCGAAGGGCCACCAGCGGCGGACGGCCCTGCTCGACGCCGCGGAACGGATCCTGGGCTCCTCCGGCGGCGCCGAGCTCACGATGCGCGCGGTCGCGGACGCGGCGGGCGTCCGGCTCGGGCACCTCCAGTACTACTTCCCGGCCCGCTCCGACCTCCTGGCGGCCCTGCTGGACCGGATCCTCACCGCTTCGCTGGCGCGCGTCGCCGCGCTCACGGACGCGAGCGGGGCCGATGCGGGCGCCGGGGCCGGTGCGGACGCGGACGCCGGTGCAGGCGCGGACACGAACGCGGACGCGGACGCGGGCGCCGAGGCCATCCTGGACACCGTCCTCGGCGACCACGACGACCTGCCCCTGGTACGGCTGTTCACCGAGGTCTGGTCCATGGCCGCGCACGACGAGGAGGCCGCCCGGGCCGTCCGCGCCTTCTACGCCGCGTACGCCGGGCACGTGGCCGAGTTCATCCGCGGCCGCTCCCCCGCCCTCACCCCCGCCGCCGCGGCCGCCCGCGCCGAGGTGTTCGTGATGCTCATGGAGGGATCGGCCCTGTTCCGCTCCGGCATCACGGGCCGCCCCACCACCCCGGCCGACACCCTCCTGCGCCGCACCCTGCTCGGTCTCCTCGCCGGGGAGGCCCTGCCTTCCCGACATCACACCGAAGGCGGTTCACCCGTAACCGGAGGGACGCCAGTGGGTTAG
- a CDS encoding CASTOR/POLLUX-related putative ion channel → MAQQHETSLRLRLRYRFDHLVAGGTTALIGWLALACLAVVIPASAVLVWTDRAAPTTLSGRLAAVWVSVGQTLKIGGAVGSPLYVLASVTLALVALLFVSTLVSLITTGINRRIMSLRRGHSTVLEAGHTVVLGWSDQILPVVGELVAANANQRRSAVAVLAPKDKVEMDDEISAHVTDAGTTRIICRSGRTTDPAELARVSPQTAKAVLVLPPDGETGDAHVVKTLLALDAAVPGAGDAVVVAAVRDTRNHVTAQLAAGPGGHVLCVDDIIARLLVQTARQPGLSLVYQELLGFDGDEFYTAAARGLAGRTFGETLLAFTTSSVVGLLHADGRVALNPEPGTPIGADDRIILVSEDDDTAVPADASSCVDEDAIVTARPGIPLTERLLLLGWNRRAPLIVEQLDQFVSPGTTLDVVALGDDATMRAASGIAGARGRLEVTFHSGDITDPGVLAKLDVPSYDSVIVIGETGLRPTVPLAPGPETWAAQGTWAGAGAGGDTGAGTGGETGAETDDRTLVTLLHLRAIGEAAHRELSLTTEMSDDGNRLLAPAREGADFIVSGRLISLLMTQISESSHLADVFEELFGAHGNELYLKPVSDYVRTDREVAFATLVESARRRRECAVGYRLRSQAATGPAYGVRLNPDKRQRVRFGEHDWLIVLAES, encoded by the coding sequence ATGGCGCAGCAGCACGAGACGTCCCTGCGGCTGCGCCTCCGGTACCGCTTCGACCATCTGGTGGCAGGGGGAACCACCGCGCTCATCGGCTGGCTGGCCCTGGCCTGCCTCGCCGTCGTGATCCCGGCGAGCGCGGTCCTCGTCTGGACCGACCGGGCCGCCCCCACGACCCTCTCCGGCCGGCTCGCGGCCGTGTGGGTCAGCGTCGGGCAGACCCTCAAGATCGGGGGCGCGGTCGGCTCTCCCCTCTACGTCCTGGCCTCCGTGACGCTCGCCCTGGTCGCGCTGCTCTTCGTGTCGACCCTGGTCAGTCTGATCACCACGGGCATCAACCGGCGCATCATGTCCCTGCGCCGCGGCCACTCCACCGTGCTGGAGGCCGGGCACACCGTCGTCCTGGGCTGGTCGGACCAGATCCTCCCGGTGGTCGGGGAGTTGGTGGCCGCCAACGCCAACCAGCGGCGCTCGGCCGTCGCCGTCCTCGCGCCGAAGGACAAGGTGGAGATGGACGACGAGATCTCCGCCCACGTGACCGACGCCGGCACGACGAGGATCATCTGCCGCAGCGGCCGCACCACCGATCCCGCGGAGCTGGCCCGGGTGAGCCCGCAGACCGCGAAGGCCGTGCTCGTGCTGCCGCCCGACGGGGAGACCGGCGACGCCCACGTGGTGAAGACCCTGCTCGCCCTCGACGCGGCGGTCCCCGGCGCCGGTGACGCGGTGGTGGTCGCCGCCGTCCGTGACACCCGCAACCACGTGACCGCGCAGCTGGCGGCCGGACCCGGCGGGCACGTCCTGTGCGTCGACGACATCATCGCCCGGCTCCTCGTCCAGACCGCCCGCCAGCCCGGTCTCTCGCTCGTCTACCAGGAGTTACTGGGCTTCGACGGCGACGAGTTCTACACCGCCGCCGCCCGGGGTCTCGCCGGACGCACCTTCGGCGAGACCCTGCTGGCGTTCACCACGTCCTCGGTGGTCGGCCTGCTGCACGCCGACGGCCGCGTCGCGCTCAACCCGGAACCCGGCACGCCGATCGGCGCGGACGACCGGATCATCCTCGTCTCCGAGGACGACGACACGGCCGTACCGGCGGACGCCTCCTCCTGCGTCGACGAGGACGCGATCGTCACGGCCCGCCCCGGGATCCCCCTCACCGAACGCCTGCTCCTCCTCGGCTGGAACCGCCGCGCCCCGCTCATCGTGGAGCAGCTCGACCAGTTCGTGAGCCCCGGGACCACCCTGGACGTCGTGGCCCTCGGCGACGACGCGACGATGCGCGCCGCCTCCGGCATCGCGGGAGCGCGCGGCCGCCTCGAAGTGACCTTCCACAGCGGGGACATCACCGATCCCGGTGTCCTGGCCAAGCTGGACGTGCCCTCGTACGACAGCGTGATCGTCATCGGCGAGACGGGGCTGCGGCCCACTGTCCCACTCGCCCCCGGCCCGGAGACCTGGGCTGCGCAAGGGACCTGGGCAGGGGCCGGTGCCGGGGGTGACACCGGGGCCGGGACCGGCGGCGAGACCGGGGCCGAGACGGACGACCGTACGCTGGTCACGCTGCTGCACCTGCGGGCGATCGGGGAAGCCGCCCACCGGGAGCTCTCGCTCACCACCGAGATGTCCGACGACGGCAACCGGCTGCTCGCCCCGGCCCGGGAGGGCGCCGACTTCATCGTCAGCGGCCGGCTGATCAGCCTGCTCATGACCCAGATCTCGGAGAGCAGCCACCTCGCCGACGTCTTCGAGGAGCTGTTCGGGGCGCACGGGAACGAGCTCTACCTGAAGCCCGTATCGGACTACGTGCGGACCGACCGCGAGGTGGCCTTCGCGACCCTCGTGGAGTCGGCGCGCCGCCGCCGCGAATGCGCCGTCGGCTACCGGCTGCGCTCGCAGGCCGCCACGGGCCCCGCCTACGGCGTACGGCTCAACCCGGACAAGCGGCAGCGGGTCCGCTTCGGCGAGCACGACTGGCTGATCGTGCTCGCCGAAAGCTGA